A genomic segment from Fundulus heteroclitus isolate FHET01 chromosome 6, MU-UCD_Fhet_4.1, whole genome shotgun sequence encodes:
- the snai2 gene encoding zinc finger protein SNAI2, whose amino-acid sequence MPRSFLVKKHINSAKKPNYSELESPTVFITPHFYKGLPLSVIPQPEILSPAAYSPITVWTTSSLPLSRLPSDLSPISGYPSSLSDTSSKDHSGSESPRSDEDEQMLPKLTDPSGVDVEKFQCALCSKSYSTYSGLLKHKQLHCDAQARKSFSCKYCEKEYVSLGALKMHIRTHTLPCVCKICGKAFSRPWLLQGHIRTHTGEKPFSCPHCNRAFADRSNLRAHLQTHSDVKKYQCKNCSKTFSRMSLLHKHEESGCCTAH is encoded by the exons ATGCCACGCTCTTTTCTGGTCAAGAAGCACATAAACTCCGCAAAGAAGCCAAATTACAGTGAGCTCGAAAGCCCAACAg tGTTCATCACGCCGCACTTCTACAAGGGCCTCCCCCTGTCCGTCATCCCCCAACCGGAGATCCTGAGCCCGGCCGCCTACAGCCCCATAACCGTATGGACCACCAGCAGCCTGCCGCTGTCCCGGCTGCCCAGCGACCTCTCCCCCATCTCCGGATACCCCTCGTCTCTGTCCGACACCTCCTCCAAGGACCACAGCGGCTCGGAGAGCCCCAGGAGCGATGAGGACGAGCAGATGCTGCCCAAGCTGACGGACCCCAGCGGGGTGGACGTGGAGAAGTTTCAGTGCGCTCTGTGCAGCAAATCCTACTCCACCTACTCTGGACTGCTCAAGCACAAGCAGCTGCACTGCGACGCCCAGGCGAGGAAATCCTTCAGCTGTAAATACTGTGAGAAGGAGTATGTCAGCCTGGGAGCGCTTAAAATGCACATCAGGACTCACACCTTGCCTTGCGTTTGCAAAATATGCGGGAAAGCTTTCTCCAGACCGTGGCTGCTCCAGGGACACATCAGGACACACACGG GCGAGAAGCCCTTCTCCTGCCCACACTGCAACCGGGCGTTTGCGGACAGGTCCAACCTCAGGGCTCACCTACAGACCCATTCGGATGTGAAAAAATACCAATGTAAGAACTGCTCCAAAACCTTCTCCAGGATGTCTCTTCTGCACAAGCATGAGGAATCTGGCTGTTGTACAGCTCACTGA